A segment of the Agarivorans albus genome:
TTAACTAGAACAAGCTAACAAGAAAGCTCCTACGGTTTTAACTCGAAAGAGAAACGCGGAGCTTTCTTATTTCTATAGCTCATCAAGCCAAGCGCTAAAGCGAATAGTTTATTCACCCCAATCAACAAAATAAGAGGTTCACTATGCTAGGTGAAAGCCATTCATTTACTGCACGAATTTCCCAAGTCTAAAGCAAGTATTTTAAGCTTAGTTAACAGCGACGAAAATTTTGCTAAAGATGCTCAGCACTACGAAAACTTAGACAATAAAATTAGAGAGTTAGAACTCAGCAATTCACAGATTGACGATCAAGCTATGCACCAGTTGAAGCACGATCGCTCCTTGCTAAAAGACTCGCTTTATCAGCGGATCTTGCAAGTGGAAACGGAACAGTAAGAGCAAATAGTTCATAGGCTCAAGCCTTAGCGCTTGAGCCTACTGCTGTGATTAGTTGTTTAAGGCGCTGGATATTCTTTGATAGCAAACGCTGGTGTTGTTATACCTTTAATATCATCAAGTTCTATGGCAAAAACGCCGCCACTTAGCGGATAATCGCGCAGTTGTTGGTCACTCATGCCTTCACGAGCGCTCACTACATATAAGGTGCTTAAGTTTGGTCCGCCAAAGGCACATTTAGTGACATTAAGTGCTGGAATGGCAATCTGCCGTTCGAGTTTTCCCTCTGGCGTATAGCGGCTTACTCGAGCACCGTTATAATGGGCTACCCAAATGTGTTGCTCTGCGTCGATAGTGATTCCGTCGGGGTTGCCAAAGCTGCGGTCAATCTCCAGCCAAGGCTCTAATGTTGATGCATCACCATCATCAGTCAACTTGCTACGAAGAATGGTAAAGTTTTCGGTATCTACAAAATATCCGTAGCCCTGTTTATCAC
Coding sequences within it:
- a CDS encoding YdcH family protein translates to MKAIHLLHEFPKSKASILSLVNSDENFAKDAQHYENLDNKIRELELSNSQIDDQAMHQLKHDRSLLKDSLYQRILQVETEQ